The Pyrus communis chromosome 14, drPyrComm1.1, whole genome shotgun sequence sequence TATTTTTATTAACACATCaaaattgttatatatatatatatatattcttgttTGTTGGTGAAACTTTTAGATGATCAGAATTGATTACCATATAATAAATCTGTAACTGTTTGtgtaaaacagaaaaatatgagaaatatgGGGACAAATGGTATTTTTTTACTCCAAGGGACAGGAAGTATCGCAATGGAAGTCGCCCAAAGAGGGCAGCTGGGGATGGATATTGGAAGGCGACTGGAGCTGACAGAGAAGTGAAGTCATTTGATGGAGCCGTTGTTGGATCGAGAAAGGCTCTGGTTTTCTATATGGGCAAACCCCCAAGGGGTGACAAAACCAACTGGATCATGCATGAGTTTAAAGTCAAGGATTCTCCTGTTCGAAGCAGAAGGGGTGAGAATGACATGAGGGTACGTAAATTCTTATTCTTCTATATTAGTTGGGTCGACACATGAACCCTCGGTTCCGTCTTAATATTTAACTAATAAAttgtcaaattttcattttagcATTTTAATATGGTACAGTTCACTATTTTGAATATATAAACATCGTACAATTTTAGACCTGCATTGCATgtatattttcaaatgcatgTGCCAAATAAAGGACCCATATCTAAAGTCAGAATAATGAAGAAACATGGATTCCTTACATAAAATTTGGGGTGCTtactttaattatatttgttttcttgcAGTTGGATAATTGGGTACTCTGTAGAATTTATAAGAAGGATGGTAACAATGGCAAAAGATGTGAAAGTCGAAATCATGCTGAAATACATTCTCCATTTCCGCATAGAATAAATGACGAAAGCATGGAGATTGAGATGAGTGGAGATATTGTTGATCCTTTACCTGAGTATGATCCTGCACTGGAGTACCATAAATACTCATATAAACCATATCCTCTTATGACATCTCAGCCAAATATTTCCGGTGGGCTCCCAGTTAACATGATTAGCAATAATCGAATTCAGTCTGTTGAAGCAGCCTCTGTGAATGCTGGGAGCTGCTATGCAAATATGGGGTACTCGCAACCAATATGCGTTAGACCTCCATTGATGTCTTCTGAGAGTGTTCTCGGGCCTTACAGATATATAGATGAATCAACTATTCTTCAAGATGACATGATGTTCGGCATGAAGGGGTTCGAACATAGCCTTTACAGTACAAATAATTATGCAGGGCAATTCTCAGCTTTGGATCATGTTTTTCCTTATACGGAATAACATCCCATCATTGATCGATGGAACTCATCAACTTTTGTTGCTATCATCTGCTTTTGCTAtgaattttagggtttaggtcgGATTTAGCTAGTCAGTTAGTTTTTGGAACGTGTTTGTTAGTAGCTCTTAATCATCTAACGGAAGTTTATTAAGGTTTATATTGCTCTACTTGGATTTATCTATGATTAAAGtactttatttgtttttatagtACTAGCTAGTAACTGATTATTTGCTATGAATTATGAATTCCGAAtgtaaaaacaaattttatgtaaaaaatatcAAAGGAAGTAGCCCGTCCTTTGTTGTGTAATTGGTTTACGTATTGATCACCAGAATGCAATAATTGTATGGGCGGAAATTATATTCATAAATGAATTTTTGCCATTGTGTCTCATAGTCGTTGAGACGGGCGAAAGTCACCTATATGAATTTTCTGCCCATGTTCGGCACTTAATGTTCACCATCAGGGAGCTAGCCTTCTCGACACCTACTATTATTCTagcttctgtttggttgctaagACAAATGGAAACGAAAAAGTGTACATATGAAGTTTGAATTTCACCGTTTCGCTCTGTCAGTTTGCTCTAAGGGTTTCGAAAGTTGaggtattaattttttattttctttagcgATGTCTTCTTGCATGAATTCTATATCATTAATTATCTGctctttaatttcttgtttttagttttctagTTATTTGTTTGCTTGCTGGGAAAATGAAGGTGAAAATGTAGCTGCCTAAATAATTGGCATTCAACTCTGTTATACGGTGatttttctctttaaaaaatttattcgaTTTGAAAACTGTTTAGTTATTCATATTGTCTAGAATAAACCAACAGCAAATAACAAACCGTCAATTTCATTTGATTCATAATAGAGaataactttgtttttttttttttttttctcaacccaagaaaatgtccttttccCCTTCGTAGAATGTAGAAATGCTATGAATGCTCATAAACTAAGACTCAACAGAGGTTTTATATACTTCTAATTAGACCTGGCATTCATATATATCGTGTTTTTTTATGTTCGTGTCATATCCGATACTTTAACGGGTCATGTCGTGTAACACTTGTTAAAATAAATGAGTACTATGACTCGACCTGAAATCGACCTATTGATATTATtaagtaatatgacccgacctatTACcggttaagaaaaatatattttaaatcaataaataatgaaaatgaaaaatataatgataatactaagttagtatatacataccacattgtcacataaatattactacaaaacataaaattaaaaaaaaaaaaaaaacatttgtctttcaagtattatataccccaaaataagagcctCAAGAAAAAACATTAGTTCATGCTACAAAATACCAAATattcaaggatatgcaaaatgaagggaGTTGCATTTTAAGGTTGAGGAATCTTGCACATTTTTTACAATAAAGCCCCTCAATTTTCATTAATCGCTAAGGGAAATGGTATTGGAACTTTAACTTGATATATTGTGTTTAAGGGTTATATTGACGATGTTTTCATTAAGGCTTCTGACATTAGCactctcttccgcataaactaagCATCAAAACTCAAACATTATAGACCATTCAAATTATggttttgcactcaaataataattattaattttattaattttgcactcaaataaaaaacactattcatgagatttggagtgttttaaaattctaaatgaCCAACCATCATCTAAGCATAGAGGATGCAATCACAagcatttatatatgctttcacatttttcatacttgtacattaataattatgaattataaatattttgaactcccttaaaaaatactattcatgagggtttgtatgtttttaaaaattcaaacgatgatgtacccatcctcaaagcgtagagAATGTGATCATGagtgtttgcatatttttttttttcttcacatttttcacacttgtaaattaattattataaccTTTTTAATGTGttcaatatttttaaattcattgatatttttttaatgtgttttataatttttttaatctcacacTTTGTCTATAGTATACTGTaaagataaacaaataaattaaacttaaaattttaaaatttatatagaataataatacaacaatacatatttaatatgcAATATTTACATATTCACAATAGTTATTGTATtctatagtaagttttttttttagtagtttaaaaaactaaatcatcaaaataacctTTTTCTTATCGTGTTGAAACAGGTTACCTacgtgtcactctcgtgtaaacctgttaaggacccgttattaacggatTCTTATTGtgtgacccgattagttatcgtgttgactcaaaaccttttatttttcgTATCGTTTACGTGTCATGTTAACAGGTTatgtaagaaattgccaggtctacttCTATCGGTAACATACATGGAAAAACTACCGTACGATGGCAGATAAATGCAATATAAGTAAGATAAATCCATCCTAGTCCACATCAAAATTATGAGTCCGTCATTGACCACCTATGTTAAAGAAATGGCCAATGTGGTCAACAAAAAATAGAACAAATAAAGTTAACGCAAGTTATTCAATTATTTCATACTCATCACACACTCATCTGAATTATGAGGAAAGGTCAATAAGCTTCACGTTGTACTAAAAATATGTGCGGTATTGAAAGTCAATTCTGATGAGAATTTAACTCAAACACATCTTTtggcgagagagagaggaacaATTTTATTAACAAGTTGATAGCT is a genomic window containing:
- the LOC137716586 gene encoding NAC domain-containing protein 1-like; translation: MSSPSESPTMELVEQSHPDHKASVTIITQQVASYSLSSNKQSPAQGGQGQFTPTSETGVSLTTNVSAAAGGTDHELSEDEANSLHNNLIRDQDDFFNSFPPGYRFNPFDGELIVHYLMKKVLDQPLPPNRIFEVNLYRYNPEVLAEKYEKYGDKWYFFTPRDRKYRNGSRPKRAAGDGYWKATGADREVKSFDGAVVGSRKALVFYMGKPPRGDKTNWIMHEFKVKDSPVRSRRGENDMRLDNWVLCRIYKKDGNNGKRCESRNHAEIHSPFPHRINDESMEIEMSGDIVDPLPEYDPALEYHKYSYKPYPLMTSQPNISGGLPVNMISNNRIQSVEAASVNAGSCYANMGYSQPICVRPPLMSSESVLGPYRYIDESTILQDDMMFGMKGFEHSLYSTNNYAGQFSALDHVFPYTE